One part of the Marispirochaeta sp. genome encodes these proteins:
- a CDS encoding ABC transporter substrate-binding protein → MKKVLAIFLIIAVFSLGQVFAGGQDEAAAGAEDDLIVVGYAQVGAESDWRTANTESFKSTFVEENGYRLIFDDAQQKQQNQIKAIRNFIQQDVDYIVVAPVVETGWETVLSEAKAAGIPVILSDRMMDLSDDSLYTAWVGGNFLKEGQDGVKWLNDYVKKNGMANEELNIVLLQGTIGSSAQVGRTQGILEGIDADPDFKLLAKQTGEFTQAKGQEVMESFLKAYPGIDVVFAENDNMAFGAIDAIKAVGKQPGKDIIIISFDAVHEAFNRMIAGEINCSVECNPLHGPRVAEIIQKLERGEKVEKIQYVVEEVFDTSNAKRLLPTRKY, encoded by the coding sequence ATGAAGAAGGTATTGGCTATTTTCTTGATTATCGCTGTGTTCTCCCTCGGCCAGGTTTTTGCAGGTGGTCAGGATGAGGCCGCGGCTGGAGCAGAGGATGATCTGATTGTTGTAGGCTATGCTCAGGTTGGTGCCGAATCCGACTGGCGCACAGCAAACACAGAATCCTTTAAGAGCACTTTTGTCGAAGAAAATGGTTACAGACTCATTTTCGACGATGCCCAGCAGAAACAGCAGAACCAGATTAAGGCAATCCGCAATTTTATTCAGCAGGATGTTGATTACATCGTGGTAGCTCCGGTTGTAGAGACTGGCTGGGAGACTGTGCTCAGTGAAGCCAAGGCAGCAGGAATCCCGGTTATTCTTTCTGACCGTATGATGGATCTTTCCGACGACAGTCTCTATACCGCATGGGTGGGGGGCAACTTCCTTAAAGAAGGTCAGGACGGCGTCAAGTGGCTGAATGACTACGTAAAGAAAAACGGAATGGCCAATGAGGAGCTGAATATAGTGCTGCTCCAGGGAACCATCGGTTCTTCCGCTCAGGTTGGACGGACCCAGGGAATCCTGGAAGGAATTGATGCCGATCCTGATTTTAAGCTTCTTGCAAAGCAGACTGGTGAGTTTACCCAGGCCAAGGGTCAGGAAGTAATGGAATCCTTCCTGAAGGCATATCCCGGCATCGATGTTGTATTTGCCGAAAATGACAATATGGCTTTTGGCGCCATTGATGCAATAAAAGCGGTAGGAAAACAGCCTGGAAAGGATATTATCATTATCTCTTTTGATGCTGTACACGAGGCTTTTAATCGGATGATCGCCGGAGAAATCAACTGCTCAGTTGAGTGTAACCCTCTTCATGGCCCGCGGGTAGCCGAGATTATTCAGAAGCTGGAACGCGGCGAAAAGGTAGAAAAGATCCAGTATGTCGTGGAGGAGGTCTTTGACACATCCAATGCGAAAAGGCTTCTTCCTACCAGAAAGTACTGA